One genomic segment of Pyruvatibacter mobilis includes these proteins:
- a CDS encoding phosphotransferase, with translation MTLDIRDWRKIDAPWLSAALARRGIDAKVKDFTTRPVGTGQIGDCVRFTLTYDSAPADAPTTLVGKFPADGEASRATGVALWNYYREVKFYNELQATARIATPTCYFADVNEESHDFVLIMGDLSPAEQGDQLAGVTLDQAKLVAAESAKLNAAYWNDDSLNERPWVMETENAPQSVPPEMFPVVWDQFVERYGDRVSDAARHIGKHLSTSMEAYGELRHGGPRALIHADFRPDNMMFASDKGGAPITVVDWQCFAYGPPAADLGYFVAGALTAEERRTHGDGIISLYKAELARQGVADYADDMLQKHYVIGAYQLFLTAYFAAVMVTQTERGDNMFFRMLNGGVDLITDHRAEDWLA, from the coding sequence ATGACCCTCGATATCCGCGACTGGCGCAAGATCGATGCGCCCTGGCTCAGCGCGGCACTCGCCCGCCGCGGCATTGACGCCAAGGTGAAGGACTTCACCACCAGGCCGGTCGGCACCGGTCAGATCGGGGACTGCGTCCGCTTTACGCTGACCTATGACAGTGCCCCGGCTGATGCACCCACCACGCTTGTCGGCAAGTTTCCAGCGGATGGCGAAGCGAGCCGCGCCACCGGCGTTGCCCTGTGGAACTACTATCGCGAGGTGAAGTTCTACAACGAGCTCCAGGCCACAGCCCGCATCGCCACGCCCACCTGCTACTTTGCCGACGTGAACGAGGAAAGCCACGACTTCGTCCTCATCATGGGCGATCTGTCGCCCGCCGAGCAGGGGGACCAGCTGGCCGGCGTCACGCTCGATCAGGCAAAACTCGTCGCCGCGGAATCTGCCAAGCTCAACGCCGCCTATTGGAACGACGACAGCCTCAACGAGCGCCCCTGGGTAATGGAAACGGAAAACGCGCCGCAATCCGTGCCGCCGGAGATGTTCCCCGTGGTGTGGGATCAGTTCGTCGAGCGCTATGGCGACCGTGTCAGCGACGCTGCCCGCCATATCGGCAAGCATCTCAGCACCAGCATGGAAGCCTATGGCGAGCTGCGCCATGGCGGTCCGCGCGCCCTCATCCACGCGGATTTCCGCCCCGACAACATGATGTTCGCCAGCGACAAGGGCGGCGCCCCCATCACCGTGGTGGACTGGCAGTGCTTCGCCTACGGCCCACCCGCCGCCGACCTCGGCTACTTCGTCGCCGGCGCGCTGACAGCGGAAGAACGCCGCACCCATGGCGACGGGATCATCTCTCTCTACAAGGCCGAGCTGGCCCGGCAGGGCGTCGCTGACTATGCCGACGACATGCTTCAGAAGCACTATGTCATCGGCGCCTATCAGCTGTTCCTCACCGCCTATTTCGCCGCCGTCATGGTCACCCAGACCGAGCGCGGCGATAACATGTTCTTCCGTATGCTGAATGGCGGCGTGGACCTGATAACGGATCATCGTGCCGAAGACTGGCTGGCCTGA